A genomic region of Silurus meridionalis isolate SWU-2019-XX chromosome 7, ASM1480568v1, whole genome shotgun sequence contains the following coding sequences:
- the nbr1a gene encoding NBR1 autophagy cargo receptor a isoform X2 has translation MNHPVTVKVNFRGSVKKFPVVDTDKAQWETVEAWIKTTFGLCHFQAKYFDEDNEEISINSQDEYTEALKSAFKQANQLHMNVYKMKGQAEGGPVKAEVKELRIDPRPAPPYRARVKMADKETQVTPERDSVIVKENKVNKVEEEAVPAWFKSYMDRFKDQVVREVVDKMCSEFSGQCCTHRASDPPEEPRTSGTQMAVVSSTTQRTSIPNCSSCKGPATGGGYHCSVCPSCILCEPCSHKHDPSHNLKRTRTPLSVPERGVTPEPRFLRRGDRTVRKAERQRLKAERRQLKAEVKEIKKKLRLEKRGLLWSGATNGTSSSGLGPAPASAPGAAAAPGPEPQASSPEGPKVSCSTLVPTMTALFLDENLPDGTCLEPGTKFIKYWKMRNTGNISWTSDTKLKFMWGNLALDSQEQKEVAVPFLKPDQVGMVSVAFVAPMLEGTYTSHWRLAHCGVQFGPRVWCSIVVVPSSGQKLNSHSSKIFMNKHSVLGIDGMCWTGSRDETRGSSGNKREYYIPSVDLLTAQDLLSFELLDINIVQELDKVPANTPADMTPCMSPVPHYGHTFGKHGLGLVKENIECTGTKKLQVVQPQIHSDNLDLQVHDEGDDDISGTQFVCETVIRSLTLEEEPELKPPRRGRANHNRPERESKYHDPTPVNERSLIERNDRPLLPTIKRPEAPPPVQVPIILEEPTIPEMLIGSNENLYTDPAALEENEGKKEDHDKEEEAGEWDEVSSQASSASSEEYLVVLPDCFDTSKPLGDSLYSSAVSHPGNTCNTEPERAQDQTTAEGEAVESTALMQKSVNRLLCTSQLLNTTPLIPEVAPAPVFLSPPPTLRTHRSIQPFVTEIRTLESEENRSCPPENKTNGLGSTHLESHASAFESCSSQDPRLRHGGLTEGLVKGALSVAASAYKALFTGQSSSTQRLSADPASKEASLIAVLQEMGFGNKLLNQKLLRKHQYNLLDVVNELVQMTDNEWYTKRH, from the exons ATGAATCACCCGGTTACCGTCAAAGTGAATTTCCGTGGGAGCGTGAAGAAGTTTCCCGTCGTGGATACAGACAAAGCGCAGTGGGAGACAGTAGAGGCCTGG ATCAAAACAACTTTCGGCTTATGTCATTTTCAAGCTAAATATTTTGACGAGGACAATGAAGAG ATATCCATAAACAGCCAAG aTGAGTATACAGAGGCTTTAAAG AGTGCATTTAAGCAAGCCAACCAGCTACACATGAATGTGTATAAGATGAAAGGCCAGGCTGAAGGTGGGCCTGTTAAAGCTGAAGTTAAAGAACTCAGAATCGACCCCAGACCAGCTCCACCATATCGTGCCAGAGTAAAAATGGCAGACAAGGAAACCCAGGTGACCCCCGAGCGGGACTCG GTGATTGTGAaggaaaataaagtaaataaagttgAAGAAGAAGCTGTCCCTGCATGGTTCAAATCTTACATGGACAGA TTCAAAGATCAGGTAGTGAGGGAAGTTGTGGACAAGATGTGTAGTGAATTTTCTGGCCAGTGCTGTACACACAGAGCCTCTGATCCCCCAGAAGAGCCCAGAACTTCTGGGACTCAGATGGCTGTAGTAAGTTCCACAACACAGAGGACCTCAATACCTAACTGCAGCAGTTGCAAGGGTCCAGCCACTGGTGGAGGATATCACTGCAG cGTGTGTCCCTCTTGCATCTTGTGTGAGCCATGCAGTCACAAACATGACCCCAGCCACAACCTGAAGAGAACACGGACCCCGTTGTCAGTCCCAGAACGTGGAGTAACTCCAGAGCCCAG GTTCTTGCGGCGAGGAGACAGGACTGTCCGCAAGGCCGAGCGGCAGCGTCTGAAAGCTGAGCGTAGGCAGCTGAAGGCCGAAGTGAAGGAGATTAAGAAGAAGCTGCGTTTGGAGAAGAGAGGCCTGCTGTGGAGTGGAGCCACCAATGGCACTAGCAGCTCAGGTCTTGGCCCTGCTCCTGCCTCTGCTCCTGGTGCAGCTGCAGCCCCGGGCCCAGAGCCTCAGGCCTCCAGTCCAGA GGGTCCCAAGGTCTCCTGCTCCACCTTGGTGCCCACAATGACAGCCTTGTTTCTGGATGAGAATCTACCAGACGGAACTTGTCTGGAGCCTGGCACCAAGTTCATCAAGTACTGGAAGATGAGGAATACTGGCAACATCAGCTGGACATCAGACACAAAG CTGAAGTTCATGTGGGGAAACCTGGCATTGGATTCACAAGAGCAGAAAGAGGTGGCAGTGCCCTTCCTCAAGCCAGACCAGGTTGGTATGGTGAGTGTGGCATTTGTGGCACCCATGCTAGAAGGCACCTACACCTCCCACTGGCGCCTGGCACACTGCGGGGTGCAGTTTGGCCCCAGAGTATGGTGCAGCATCGTGGTAGTCCCCAGCTCAGGCCAGAAACTCAACTCTCACTCAAGCAAAATATTT ATGAATAAACACAGTGTTTTAGGAATTGATGGGATGTGCTGGACTGGCTCTAGAGATGAAACTCGGGGGTCCTCCGGCAACAAAAGAGAGTACTACATTCCCTCAGTGGACCTTCTCACAGCACAG GATCTGCTCTCTTTTGAGTTGCTGGATATAAATATTGTCCAAGAGTTGGATAAGGTCCCAGCTAACACTCCAGCTG ATATGACTCCATGCATGTCCCCAGTGCCACATTATGGACATACATTTGGAAAGCATGGACTGGGCTTGGTAAAAGAGAACATAGAATGCACAGGCACTAAAAAACTCCAAG ttgTGCAGCCTCAGATACACTCTGACAATTTGGATCTTCAAGTtcatgatgaaggtgatgatgacaTCAGCGGGACTCAGTTTGTCTGTGAGACTGTGATTAGGTCACTCACGCTGGAGGAAGAGCCTGAGCTCAAACCTCCACGACGGGGTCGAGCCAATCACAACAGGCCTGAGCGTGAGAGCAAAT ATCATGACCCCACACCAGTAAATGAGAGGTCCTTGATAGAGAGGAATGACAGACCCCTCTTGCCGACCATTAAGAGGCCAGAAGCTCCACCCCCAGTCCAAGTACCTATTATACTTGAGGAGCCTACTATCCCAG AAATGTTGATTGGCTCCAATGAAAACCTGTACACTGACCCTGCTGCTCTGGAggagaatgaaggaaaaaaggaagatcATGATAAAGAGGAAGAGGCAGGAGAGTGGGATGAGGTGAGCAGCCAGGCATCCTCAGCCTCTTCAGAAGAGTACCTTGTTGTTTTGCCTGACTGCTTTGATACCTCCAAACCACTGGGAGATTCTCTGTACAGCTCAGCTGTGTCCCATCCTGGAAATACCTGTAATACAGAGCCTGAGAGAGCACAGGATCAGACTACTGCTGAGGGGGAGGCAGTGGAATCAACAGCCCTAATGCAGAAAAGCGTGAACAGGTTGCTGTGCACTTCTCAGCTACTGAACACTACTCCACTAATTCCTGAAGTGGCACCTGCACCTGTCTTTCTGTCACCACCCCCTACTCTTCGTACACACAG gtcAATACAACCTTTTGTGACTGAGATTAGAACACTGGAATCTGAGGAGAACAGATCATGCCCACCTGAGAACAAAACAAATG GATTAGGATCAACACATCTGGAGTCCCATGCCAGTGCCTTTGAGTCCTGTAGCTCTCAGGATCCCAG GCTACGTCACGGTGGCCTCACTGAAGGACTGGTCAAAGGGGCTCTCTCTGTGGCAGCATCTGCTTACAAAGCACTTTTCACAGGCCAGAGCAGTTCCACACAG cGGCTCAGTGCCGATCCAGCGTCTAAAGAAGCCTCATTGATAGCTGTGCTACAGGAGATGGGCTTCGGTAACAAGCTTCTAAACCAGAAACTGCTGAGGAAGCATCAGTACAATCTGTTGGATGTGGTCAATGAGCTAGTGCAAATGACCGACAATGAATGGTACACAAAACGCCATTAA
- the nbr1a gene encoding NBR1 autophagy cargo receptor a isoform X1 has protein sequence MNHPVTVKVNFRGSVKKFPVVDTDKAQWETVEAWIKTTFGLCHFQAKYFDEDNEEISINSQDEYTEALKSAFKQANQLHMNVYKMKGQAEGGPVKAEVKELRIDPRPAPPYRARVKMADKETQVTPERDSVIVKENKVNKVEEEAVPAWFKSYMDRFKDQVVREVVDKMCSEFSGQCCTHRASDPPEEPRTSGTQMAVVSSTTQRTSIPNCSSCKGPATGGGYHCSVCPSCILCEPCSHKHDPSHNLKRTRTPLSVPERGVTPEPRFLRRGDRTVRKAERQRLKAERRQLKAEVKEIKKKLRLEKRGLLWSGATNGTSSSGLGPAPASAPGAAAAPGPEPQASSPEGPKVSCSTLVPTMTALFLDENLPDGTCLEPGTKFIKYWKMRNTGNISWTSDTKLKFMWGNLALDSQEQKEVAVPFLKPDQVGMVSVAFVAPMLEGTYTSHWRLAHCGVQFGPRVWCSIVVVPSSGQKLNSHSSKIFMNKHSVLGIDGMCWTGSRDETRGSSGNKREYYIPSVDLLTAQDLLSFELLDINIVQELDKVPANTPADMTPCMSPVPHYGHTFGKHGLGLVKENIECTGTKKLQVVQPQIHSDNLDLQVHDEGDDDISGTQFVCETVIRSLTLEEEPELKPPRRGRANHNRPERESKYHDPTPVNERSLIERNDRPLLPTIKRPEAPPPVQVPIILEEPTIPAFSEMLIGSNENLYTDPAALEENEGKKEDHDKEEEAGEWDEVSSQASSASSEEYLVVLPDCFDTSKPLGDSLYSSAVSHPGNTCNTEPERAQDQTTAEGEAVESTALMQKSVNRLLCTSQLLNTTPLIPEVAPAPVFLSPPPTLRTHRSIQPFVTEIRTLESEENRSCPPENKTNGLGSTHLESHASAFESCSSQDPRLRHGGLTEGLVKGALSVAASAYKALFTGQSSSTQRLSADPASKEASLIAVLQEMGFGNKLLNQKLLRKHQYNLLDVVNELVQMTDNEWYTKRH, from the exons ATGAATCACCCGGTTACCGTCAAAGTGAATTTCCGTGGGAGCGTGAAGAAGTTTCCCGTCGTGGATACAGACAAAGCGCAGTGGGAGACAGTAGAGGCCTGG ATCAAAACAACTTTCGGCTTATGTCATTTTCAAGCTAAATATTTTGACGAGGACAATGAAGAG ATATCCATAAACAGCCAAG aTGAGTATACAGAGGCTTTAAAG AGTGCATTTAAGCAAGCCAACCAGCTACACATGAATGTGTATAAGATGAAAGGCCAGGCTGAAGGTGGGCCTGTTAAAGCTGAAGTTAAAGAACTCAGAATCGACCCCAGACCAGCTCCACCATATCGTGCCAGAGTAAAAATGGCAGACAAGGAAACCCAGGTGACCCCCGAGCGGGACTCG GTGATTGTGAaggaaaataaagtaaataaagttgAAGAAGAAGCTGTCCCTGCATGGTTCAAATCTTACATGGACAGA TTCAAAGATCAGGTAGTGAGGGAAGTTGTGGACAAGATGTGTAGTGAATTTTCTGGCCAGTGCTGTACACACAGAGCCTCTGATCCCCCAGAAGAGCCCAGAACTTCTGGGACTCAGATGGCTGTAGTAAGTTCCACAACACAGAGGACCTCAATACCTAACTGCAGCAGTTGCAAGGGTCCAGCCACTGGTGGAGGATATCACTGCAG cGTGTGTCCCTCTTGCATCTTGTGTGAGCCATGCAGTCACAAACATGACCCCAGCCACAACCTGAAGAGAACACGGACCCCGTTGTCAGTCCCAGAACGTGGAGTAACTCCAGAGCCCAG GTTCTTGCGGCGAGGAGACAGGACTGTCCGCAAGGCCGAGCGGCAGCGTCTGAAAGCTGAGCGTAGGCAGCTGAAGGCCGAAGTGAAGGAGATTAAGAAGAAGCTGCGTTTGGAGAAGAGAGGCCTGCTGTGGAGTGGAGCCACCAATGGCACTAGCAGCTCAGGTCTTGGCCCTGCTCCTGCCTCTGCTCCTGGTGCAGCTGCAGCCCCGGGCCCAGAGCCTCAGGCCTCCAGTCCAGA GGGTCCCAAGGTCTCCTGCTCCACCTTGGTGCCCACAATGACAGCCTTGTTTCTGGATGAGAATCTACCAGACGGAACTTGTCTGGAGCCTGGCACCAAGTTCATCAAGTACTGGAAGATGAGGAATACTGGCAACATCAGCTGGACATCAGACACAAAG CTGAAGTTCATGTGGGGAAACCTGGCATTGGATTCACAAGAGCAGAAAGAGGTGGCAGTGCCCTTCCTCAAGCCAGACCAGGTTGGTATGGTGAGTGTGGCATTTGTGGCACCCATGCTAGAAGGCACCTACACCTCCCACTGGCGCCTGGCACACTGCGGGGTGCAGTTTGGCCCCAGAGTATGGTGCAGCATCGTGGTAGTCCCCAGCTCAGGCCAGAAACTCAACTCTCACTCAAGCAAAATATTT ATGAATAAACACAGTGTTTTAGGAATTGATGGGATGTGCTGGACTGGCTCTAGAGATGAAACTCGGGGGTCCTCCGGCAACAAAAGAGAGTACTACATTCCCTCAGTGGACCTTCTCACAGCACAG GATCTGCTCTCTTTTGAGTTGCTGGATATAAATATTGTCCAAGAGTTGGATAAGGTCCCAGCTAACACTCCAGCTG ATATGACTCCATGCATGTCCCCAGTGCCACATTATGGACATACATTTGGAAAGCATGGACTGGGCTTGGTAAAAGAGAACATAGAATGCACAGGCACTAAAAAACTCCAAG ttgTGCAGCCTCAGATACACTCTGACAATTTGGATCTTCAAGTtcatgatgaaggtgatgatgacaTCAGCGGGACTCAGTTTGTCTGTGAGACTGTGATTAGGTCACTCACGCTGGAGGAAGAGCCTGAGCTCAAACCTCCACGACGGGGTCGAGCCAATCACAACAGGCCTGAGCGTGAGAGCAAAT ATCATGACCCCACACCAGTAAATGAGAGGTCCTTGATAGAGAGGAATGACAGACCCCTCTTGCCGACCATTAAGAGGCCAGAAGCTCCACCCCCAGTCCAAGTACCTATTATACTTGAGGAGCCTACTATCCCAG CTTTTTCAGAAATGTTGATTGGCTCCAATGAAAACCTGTACACTGACCCTGCTGCTCTGGAggagaatgaaggaaaaaaggaagatcATGATAAAGAGGAAGAGGCAGGAGAGTGGGATGAGGTGAGCAGCCAGGCATCCTCAGCCTCTTCAGAAGAGTACCTTGTTGTTTTGCCTGACTGCTTTGATACCTCCAAACCACTGGGAGATTCTCTGTACAGCTCAGCTGTGTCCCATCCTGGAAATACCTGTAATACAGAGCCTGAGAGAGCACAGGATCAGACTACTGCTGAGGGGGAGGCAGTGGAATCAACAGCCCTAATGCAGAAAAGCGTGAACAGGTTGCTGTGCACTTCTCAGCTACTGAACACTACTCCACTAATTCCTGAAGTGGCACCTGCACCTGTCTTTCTGTCACCACCCCCTACTCTTCGTACACACAG gtcAATACAACCTTTTGTGACTGAGATTAGAACACTGGAATCTGAGGAGAACAGATCATGCCCACCTGAGAACAAAACAAATG GATTAGGATCAACACATCTGGAGTCCCATGCCAGTGCCTTTGAGTCCTGTAGCTCTCAGGATCCCAG GCTACGTCACGGTGGCCTCACTGAAGGACTGGTCAAAGGGGCTCTCTCTGTGGCAGCATCTGCTTACAAAGCACTTTTCACAGGCCAGAGCAGTTCCACACAG cGGCTCAGTGCCGATCCAGCGTCTAAAGAAGCCTCATTGATAGCTGTGCTACAGGAGATGGGCTTCGGTAACAAGCTTCTAAACCAGAAACTGCTGAGGAAGCATCAGTACAATCTGTTGGATGTGGTCAATGAGCTAGTGCAAATGACCGACAATGAATGGTACACAAAACGCCATTAA